The Lineus longissimus chromosome 2, tnLinLong1.2, whole genome shotgun sequence genome window below encodes:
- the LOC135483412 gene encoding pre-rRNA 2'-O-ribose RNA methyltransferase FTSJ3-like — translation MGKKVKTGKSRKDKYYQLAKETGYRARSAFKLLQLNRKYGFLESSRVLVDLCAAPGGWLQVASQHMPVSSHIIGIDLVPIKPIRSVITLTEDITTEKCRQALKKEIQTWKVDVFLNDGAPNVGKNWLHDAFSQATLTLQALKLAIEFLRKGGWFVTKVFRSKDYQALIWVFKQLFRKVFATKPQASRNESAEIFVVCQGFLAPDKVDPKFTDPKYVFKDVKDDPKMELNLIHPEKVKKRTEGYVEGDYTLFHTLEATTYITSPNHLELLANASEIMIDSENIRKHKLTTPEILECCKDIKVLGKKEIRSLLTWRKKMRDYLKDLEEKLEKVKAQNGVDAQQRAEAEVDEEEDEEESDFEEEAGEIDKKIAEMKESELKELKRKKKKIRRKKMKLQQQMNLKMILPGDQMDVGEDMEMFALNKIKNKKALSEVEKGDLSFMDNKSDSESDDEGLEKPRMAYDKFEEHDYGFSSDDNKGSDEEGSDVEMEDLGGVEDNEDFESSEEEEAEADCNPLVVDLEDAHDKIERKTSMWFQKDAFKGLEDDIDEDLEIETIVKEYKRKGGAITEKENTKEAKRTSKKKSSKDKKVTLADSDDESESDDEGIEESNGHEGIEESDGDEDIVNSESTMATMDKFNDDSDSSSGSDDSEFDMNDMVTDDRAVKRNAKQDAKDGFEIVPASQPVKRVKLDPESLAIGAAMASSRKRRRDIIDQSFHRYTFNDDNLPDWFTKDEQKFCRKQMPVTKEEVSEYKERLKVINARAPKKVAEAKARKKRKMERRLEKARKKAEDVTETVDVSDKEKWQQIKQIYKRAGLLKKKKESVTYVVAKRASGKKVSRPAGVKGKFKVVDPRLKKDMRNQRMGEKKGGKGKKRGKR, via the exons ATgggaaaaaaagtgaaaacaggaAAATCCAGGAAGGACAAATATTACCAACTGGCTAAAGAAACTG GTTACAGAGCTAGATCAGCCTTCAAACTCCTTCAGCTGAACCGCAAGTATGGTTTCCTCGAAAGCTCGCGGGTGTTGGTTGACTTGTGTGCTGCCCCGGGCGGTTGGCTTCAGGTTGCTAGCCAACACATGCCAGTCTCTAGTCACATCATCGGCATTGATCTCGTGCCGATCAAACCCATCAGAAGCGTGATCACTCTAACAGAAGATATCACCACTGAGAAGTGTAGACAG GCTTTGAAGAAAGAGATCCAGACTTGGAAAGTAGATGTCTTCCTCAATGACGGCGCTCCAAATGTGGGAAAGAACTGGCTCCATGATGCTTTCTCTCAAG CCACACTCACTCTGCAAGCGCTGAAGCTCGCCATAGAATTCCTTCGTAAAGGAGGCTGGTTTGTCACAAAGGTGTTTCGATCCAAGGATTACCAAGCTCTCATCTGGGTTTTCAAGCAGCTCTTCAGAAAGGTGTTTGCCACCAAACCTCAGGCATCGAGGAACGAATCTGCTGAGATCTTTGTTGTGTGCCAGGGATTCCTTGCTCCTGACAAAGTTGACCCGAAGTTTACAGATCCAAAATATGTATTCAAAGACGTGAAAGATGACCCTAAGATGGAGTTGAATTTGATTCATCCTGAGAAAGTCAAAAA GAGAACAGAAGGTTATGTTGAAGGTGATTACACCCTGTTCCACACACTGGAAGCTACCACATACATCACAAGCCCTAACCACCTGGAGCTGTTGGCCAATGCTAGTGAG ATTATGATTGACAGTGAGAACATCCGGAAACACAAACTGACCACCCCTGAAATCCTCGAATGCTGTAAAGATATCAAAGTGTTGGGTAAGAAGGAGATCAGGTCGCTGCTGACTTGGAGGAAGAAGATGCGTGACTATCTGAAGGACTTGGAGGAGAAACTGGAGAAGGTGAAAGCACAGAACGGTGTGGATGCACAGCAGAG AGCTGAGGCCGAGGTTGATGAAGAAGAGGATGAAGAGGAGAGTGACTTTGAAGAAGAGGCCGGtgaaattgataaaaagatCGCCGAGATGAAAGAGAGCGAGCTGAAGGAATTGAAAAG gaagaagaagaagatccgTCGCAAGAAGATGAAGCTTCAGCAGCAGATGAATCTGAAGATGATCCTTCCTGGTGATCAGATGGATGTTGGCGAGGACATGGAGATGTTTGCTCTCAATAAGATCAAGAATAAAAAG GCTTTATCAGAAGTAGAGAAAGGTGACCTTAGTTTCATGGACAACAAGTCGGACTCAGAGTCTGATGATGAAGGACTTGAGAAGCCTAGGATGGCGTATGATAAGTTTGAGGAGCACGATTATGGCTTCTCATCTGACGATAACAAAGGGAGTGACGAGGAGGGCAGTGATGTGGAAATGGAGGACCTTGGGGGTGTGGAGGATAATGAGGACTTTGAAAG CTCTGAAGAAGAGGAAGCCGAGGCCGACTGTAACCCTCTCGTCGTCGATCTCGAAGATGCTCACGACAAGATAGAACGAAAAACATCCATGTGGTTCCAGAAAGATGCTTTCAAGGGATTGGAAGATGATATCGATGAAGATTTGGAGATAGAGACTATTGTAAAGGAATATAAACGAAAGGGTGGTGCTATCACAG aaaaagaaaacacaaaAGAAGCAAAACGAACCTCGAAAAAGAAATCGTCAAAAGATAAAAAAGTGACTTTAGCGGATAGTGACGATGAAAGTGAATCAGATGATGAGGGTATAGAGGAGAGCAATGGGCATGAGGGTATAGAGGAGAGCGATGGGGACGAGGACATTGTTAACAGTGAAAGTACCATGGCTACCATGGATAAGTTCAATGATGATAGTGATTCTAGTTCAGGCTCGGATGATAGTGAGTTTGATATGAACGACATGGTGACGGATGATCGAGCAGTGAAGAGGAACGCCAAGCAAGATGCCAAGGATGGATTTGAGATCGTTCCAGCCAGCCAACCTG TTAAGCGAGTCAAGTTGGACCCAGAGAGTCTAGCGATCGGAGCAGCAATGGCATCGTCACGGAAACGACGGCGGGATATCATTGATCAGAGTTTTCATCGCTACACGTTCAACGATGATAACCTCCCCGATTGGTTTACGAAGGATGAGCAGAAGTTTTGTCGGAAGCAAATGCCTGTCACAAAG GAAGAGGTATCCGAATATAAGGAACGACTGAAAGTCATCAATGCTCGAGCACCGAAGAAGGTCGCTGAGGCCAAGGCTcggaagaagaggaagatggaGCGACGTCTGGAGAAAGCCAGGAAGAAAGCCGAGGATGTGACAGAGACAGTGGATGTGTCTGACAAGGAGAAGTGGCAGCAGATTAAACA GATCTACAAGAGAGCAGGTctcctgaagaagaaaaaggaatCAGTCACATACGTTGTTGCCAAGCGTGCATCGGGGAAGAAAGTATCGCGACCTGCAGGGGTGAAAGGAAAGTTCAAGGTGGTTGACCCCAGGTTGAAGAAGGATATGAGGAATCAAAGAATGGGTGAAAAGAAGGGAGGCAAGGGAAAGAAGAGAGGAAAGAGATGA